The genomic interval GATGCGCTTTCCCCCCGCATCGCCGGGGAGCGAAAAACCGGTTCCCACTTTTTCGCGCGATGCGCTTTCCCCCCGCATCGCCGGGGAGCGAAAAACCGGTTCCCACTTTTTCGCGCGATGCTCTAGAACACCCGGGCGCGGCCGGTGCGTTGGGCCGCGGTAAAGAAGCATCCGGGACCCCCATGGCCGACAGACTGCCGGTATCCGCCTTCATCATCGCCCGCGACGAGGCCGACCGGATCGCGGGCGCGATCGACAGCGTCGCCGGCTGGGTCGACGAGGTGATCGTTATCGACAGCGGCTCGAGCGACGACACGGTCACAGTCGCCCGGTCCCGCGGCGCGCGCGCGGTCGAAAACGCCTGGCCCGGCTACGGGCCGCAGAAGCGCTTCGGCGAGGATCAGTGCCGCAACGACTGGCTGCTCAACCTCGATGCTGACGAGGCGGTGACGCCGGACCTCGAGGCGGAGATCCGCACCCTCTTCGCCACTGGCCGCCACACGGAGGCCGACTGCTGGCGGATCATGATCCGCGACGTCTATCCGCATGAGGCCGGCCCCGCGCCCTGGGCATACGGCTACCATCAGATACGGCTTTACGACCGGCGCAAGGGCCGCTTCTCGGCCTCAACCGTGCACGACACGGTGCGGCCGGACGCCGGTGCCAGAGTGGCTTCGCTGCAGGGCATCATCGCCCACCGGTCGATCCGCTCGCTCGCCTTCCAGGTCGGCAAGTACAACCGCTATTCCGACATGCAGGTCGCCGACATGCGGGCGCGCGGCCGAGGACTGCCGCG from Polymorphum gilvum SL003B-26A1 carries:
- a CDS encoding glycosyltransferase family 2 protein; the protein is MADRLPVSAFIIARDEADRIAGAIDSVAGWVDEVIVIDSGSSDDTVTVARSRGARAVENAWPGYGPQKRFGEDQCRNDWLLNLDADEAVTPDLEAEIRTLFATGRHTEADCWRIMIRDVYPHEAGPAPWAYGYHQIRLYDRRKGRFSASTVHDTVRPDAGARVASLQGIIAHRSIRSLAFQVGKYNRYSDMQVADMRARGRGLPRWRLLTEFPFAFLKAYVGRRYARYGWWGLILAVNYAHARFLRVAKAYEARLAERTRR